The nucleotide sequence CCACCTTCGCATCGCTGATGCCGCATCGCCAGGCGCTTGAGGCGATGTGGTCCGACATGCTTTCACACCAGCTTCCGGTGCTTCCTCCGCTCAATGATTTCTGGGACGCGCTTCCGGAAATCTTCACCTGGATGACGAGCGGCGCGCCGGTTCCGCAGCGCGCGATCATCCAGCACGGTGCCGGCGAAGTGGCGATCCGCACGCGCCTACTACCGATAGGAGTTCCCCTTCCTGCGCGGTCGACTCTGGAAATTATCCGTTTCGCAGCGGCGAACCATCTGTGCGTTGATCTCACCTATGACCGAAGTGTGCGCCGCATAGAGGCGTATTCGTTGCGGCAGACGGCGGAAGGGTATTTTGTATTGCATGCCATCCGCACAGACTCAGGGGAGCACCGTTCGTATCGCGTGGACCGGATGCAGGGCGCAACCGTCACATCGCAGGTTTTCACGCCGCGTTACGCGGTTGAACTGACTTCGACGGGACCGCTCGCTGTCGCACCATCGACTGTAGTATCGCGCATGCCAAGCATGCGGCGGGGGGCAAGAACGAGGCATCAAGGGCCGACTTATGTGTACCGTTGCACCGTTTGCGGAAAGATTTTTAACAGGAAAACGATGGACGGCTCGCTGAACCCTCACAAGAATCGTCAGGGCTATCCATGTTACGGACGGTTTGGGGTGTACGTTCGCACCAAGTATTAGAGCTGCGAAATGGCGGTTTCGCTCAGCCACGTCTAGGCTGGTAGGATACCTGCGATTTTATTGGCGGTCGCCATCTTGCAAGGTCCCCGGCTTCCATTTTTCCGCCTCGTCTTTGTAATTTTTGGGGTTTAATGGATACGAAGCTGGATACCATGAAACAGAGCAGATGTTGCAACTCGCGCTGCATCTGGAAGTTCTTGTTTGTCATTAAATCCGACGGTGGTCTATCGAGGACACTAAAGACATCGGTCTCAGAGACCTACTTGTGTTGCATACAGCATGGAGTTTGTACGACACGTTTGGTGTTATGACGATATGACGAATCAGAGTCAGAAACGGCCTGCTCATCACTTGGTCGTGAGTCTTAATGTGACAGGCGGCTTTTTGGCGGACGCGCAATTGGAGTTCGCCGACGGGTTGAACTGCCTGATCGGAGGCCGAGGGGCTGGAAAGACAACTGCTCTTGAGTTTCTTCGCTTCGGTCTCGGACTTATGCCAGACCCCAAGGCGGATCCACAGCGACATCGGTCCATCGAAGCATTGGTCAAAGCGAATCTTGGAACCGGGCAGCTCAGGATCGAACTTCGCACCAGGACTGATATGCGGTATACAGCCAGCCGTAGTTTTCACGAAACTGTCCAAGTCTTGAACGAAGTAGGTACAGCAGTCCCGATTTCGCTAGATCGCGACCAAATATTCAGCGCAGACGTTTTTAGCCAGAACGAGATTGAGGAGATCGCCTCTAGCCCCGCTGCCCAACTCGAACTTCTCGACCGCTTTCAAGAACCCGAGACTGTAGCAATTGATCGCGAGTTGGAGCAACTGCAACGCCAGCTTGATCAATCGAGCACCGACCTTCGTCGCATTGATCAAGAAGTAGAGGACGTTCGCGGCCGGGCCTTGGAGCTCCCTGTGTTACAGGAAAAGCTGAGAGGTCTCGCCCAGGTTGCAGGTCCCGACGCTGATCGCATCAACGCGGCACATGCCGCAAAGAGCTTGCGCGCCCGCGAAGAGAAGGTACCAGAACTCATTATCGCTTCTTTGCAAAAGCTTGCACGGGACATCGGATCAAGCCAGTTGGCGTTTCAAACGGGCGTAGATGCCCAACTCGACAGTCAAATTCGACAGGCCGCCAACCGCGAAGTCTTTCAAGCGCTTGAGACCGACCTCGCAGCCTTTAAACGCCGCCTAGCCGAGATCATCCGATCGATCGAGAACGACGCTCAAGCCCTTGAGCAACGGATCCGTATGCATGCAACTGCGCTTGCTCAGCGTCACGCCATTCAGGAGTCTGAGTACCGAACCATTATCGAAGCGTCGGAGGAACAAGGAGAACGCGCCGCTGAGCGGATGTCGCTGCAAGCATCTCTTACGAATGCACAATCTGCCGCCGCCGAACAGGTGGCCAAAGAACAACAACGGGAAGGCATGATGAAGACGCGCGCAGAATTGCTGAAGCGAGGTTCAGAACTGCGCGATCAACGTTTCGCCCTGAGGAAGAAGGTCGCGGAGCGTCTCTCAACTCAATTCCCAAGTATCCGTGTCACGGTGACGCAGTCGGCTGATTTGGGCGATTATCAGGAGATTGTGACCGAGGCGCTCAAGGGTTCGGGCGTTAAACAAGGCACGGCCGCAGAGCGATTGTGCCACGTATTTTTGCCAGACGAGTTAGCCCAGGTTGTCGCAAGAAAAGATGTCGACACGCTCGGGCAACGGACAGGATTCGACGAAGACCGCTCTAGGAAAATCCTGAATGCCCTACTCGGCGGCGGCACTCACTACACGATTGGGACTGTGGCCCTTAACGATCAACCTTCCATCGAACTTCTCGACGGTGACACTTTCAAAGAATCAACACATCTATCGACAGGACAACGATGTACAACAATTTTGCCCATCCTGTTGACCCAAAGCGAACGGCCTCTGTTGATCGATCAGCCTGAAGATAATCTCGACAACGCTTTCGTCTACGACACCATTGTCCGAGCGCTGCGAGCGATCAAAGGCAGCCGCCAAGTGATTTTTGTGACGCACAATCCAAACATACCGGTGCTTGGCGAAGCCGAACGTGTTTTTGTGTTCTCCTCAGATGGCCAACACTCCAGTCTCAAGCAGGTCGGAACCGTCGATGATTGCAAGGAACAAATCGAGAGAATTCTGGAAGGCGGCCGGGAGGCGTTTCTGCTAAGAAAAAAGCGTTATGGCCACTGATGAGACATTAACTCACCGGGACTTACTGGCTGCGCTGGAGTCACCCGACTGGTCTGCCACAGTTCAGGCGGTGGCCGCCGCAGAGACACGCTTACGCGGCTCCATCGTCGGCGATCCCCCATTCGAAGAGATCGTCGCGAGGCTCGTTGCTCTCGCGAGTCACACGAAATGGGAGGTTCGTAGGGCCGTCGCAAACGCCGCTGCGCAGGCTCCTCACTCCATATTTGAGAGAGTGTTGGCAAAGCTTGCCCTTGATGACAACAGCCGCGTTCGGCAGGCCGCGGAATACGCGGCCCTCCGACGTCGTGACTCTCGCCATGCGAGCACCTTGGGGAAGCAACATGAAGACCGCATCAACTCAATACTGGATGATTTCGAAGCCCGTTTCGGCTCGAAGGGTCGGGATGCCGTAAAACGTGCTGCCGAACAAATATCGAATATCTTCGCCCGCGAACTGTACCACGAAGTCATCAAGCTGCTATCGCCGCTCGCGGTTTCAGCCGACCGACTACGAACGCAGCTTTCAGATCCCAATGTTCGACCAGAAGCACTTGCGGAGGAAGCCGAGCGTATCGGACGCCGGGTGAAACAAGTTCGTGCCGTTTTGGACGGGATGCGTGCCTATACTGCTCAACCGACACTCACTTTCAAGTCAGAAGTCTTGCGAGAGCTCGTTCAAGAAGCAGCCGGCGTGGCGCGTGATAGCGATGGGGAAGGCAAGTCGCAACGCCCGTCTATCGGTGTCAACGTGCCATCGGATGTAGTTGTGGACGTCGCACGTGCGCGGTTCGTTCAAGCTCTTACGAATGTCTTGCTGAATGCGATTGAAGCTTATCGAGATCTGGAAGCGCTCAAGCCAATTCAAGTCAGGGCTGATCCGCAGGAGGGCCTCGTCACCATTACAGTGGAGGATTCAGGATGTGGCATGTCCACTGAAGGGCAACGTGACGCAGTTACTCTGTTTGCGACAAGCAAACCAAACGGTACCGGTGTCGGTTTGCCACTCGCAGTGAAGATTGTCGAGTCTGAACACGGAGGTCGACTAACCATCGAAAGCGTGAAAGGCCGTGGAACCATCGTTCGTATCATCATCCCAAAACATCGGCCCGTGGATCATGTATGAAAAAGCGGCATATCGCTCTGATTGTTGAGGACCATAAGGAAACTGCGGAAGACCTCCGCGAGATCCTGCGGTCGATCGACTGTGACAGTGTCATTGTGGATAATCGCGAAGATGCTCTAGCCGCGCTTCAGGACAAGTCCTTCTGTTTGATTCTGTTGGACTTGCAGATCAAGAGTGCGGCGGCCGAGATCAAAGGTCACGTCGAATACGGTAAGGCACTTTTGCGCACAATTCGCCAGAAGTACGGCGACCATAACGGAGTTCCCTTCTGGTTGCCCGTACTCATTGTCAGTGGATTCGCGCGTGAGTTTGACGACGCCGTCGACGTAATGAAAGACGGCGCCAGCGATATTATACGGAAGCCGTTCGAAAGCCAGCAGGTGTCCGAAGGGATACGCCAGGCCCTCCAAGCCAGTGGCCGCCAGACGCACGAGCAATGCCACGAGTCACCCCCTACACAAGGTCCGAACCTGAAGGCCGGAGTCGAGATCGCGATTCCAGGGGACAGGATTGGGCGCCGAACCCGTATAACAATCGCGTCCAAGCCCGTGCCCCTCACAAACGCTTCTTTGAAGGTGCTCTTGCGTCTGATGATCGCTAAGCGAAAGGGAGCGCCCGTGCACAAGATCGAGTTGGGCGCGACAGCAGAACAAGGCTTCAAGGGGATTTCCACACTGCAGAATGAACTCAAGCCAATCTTGGGCGATGTCAAAATCATCGAGAACGATTACCACGGCTACTACAGCCTCGTGGACAATGTGAGAATCGGGAAATGTGCCGTTACCAAGCTACTCGATATTGGTGACCATACGATATCAGGGCTCGCCAAAGAGCTGACCGAAAAGGCGCCGCGCCGTACCAGGAAAGTCTGATGGAAACTCTGAAGAGTTTCCGACACACCTCCGCCGTCGTTACTTACTAGATCCCACCTCTAGAGTCATATCAAGCGCCCGCTCTGCCGGGGCAGCTGGTCCAACAACGCGGGCGCAAGAGGTACAGGCAGGCAGGAGGGTCCATGGAAGTCCACGTCACGGTTCGCAGCAGCGATGGCAGCGTTGAACACCCGTTCAAGGAGTCGGCAACCATCGCCGACGTTAAGAGCTACGCATACGATCACATCAAGCCAAACGGCATCAGCTTGCAAGGCACATTTCTGACTTTTGGCGGAACTCGCATTGTAAATGAGCAACTGACGCTGGCCCATTTCGCCCAGGGAGAACACAAGAAGTCAGCCCTGTTCGTCATGACATGGGAAAACCAGGCAGGCTAGCCGTGGACATCATTTACCGCCAACTTATTCGGCAACAGTTCGAACGTCTCGTCCAGGAAGTGGAACTAGAGGGCGTGTTGCCCTCCCCGGTAATGCTGGGCAGACGTGTCATTACGGCGGTTGATGGCATCAGGACCTCCGGAATCAGTGATCGCTACTTGCTGGCAATCGATACGGATCGGTTTCCAATCGAAGCGTTTGATGTCGGTTTTCTCGATCCGAGCTCGGATCCTCTGTCGCAGCAAACAGCTCCGATTAAGAATCCCATGTGGTTCCCCGACGACGGTGAGCAACGATTCAAAACCGTGTTCCCGAAAGAACCCCGGGTCTTTATCTGCATCGAGCCGGGCTTCTCACGGGAATATTTTATTTTCCACCTAAATGATAGCTGGAATCCTCATTATTGGTCGCTGCTGGAAGTCGTGCGGCAAGTTCGCAACGCACTTAGCTCGAACCTCTACAAGGGACCGATGTGGGAGAAGCAATGACTGTCTGGAGGCCGCGAGCTAGCTATTCGAGGATTAGCGTTCCCCTCCCCATTGTCGGCGAAACGCTCGATGCTCTGCGGCGTTTTGGTGCTGTCGAAAACATTGTTTACTGGGCCGGCCTTGAAGAAGGTGACCACGCAAGGATTGTTCGCTTGATCGAACCGGAGGCACATCGCACCAGAAGGTATGTCCATGTCGATGGCGAGGAAGTGGCTCGAATCGTAAACGAGATTTATGAACGAGGTGAAGTCCTCATCGTACAGCTCCACACGCACCCTGCGGCTGAGGACCACTCTGAAACCGACGACTGCGGTACGGTTTCCAAACGTAACGGTTTCATTTCTCTCGTCGTTCCGTTCTTCGCCCTGCTTTCAAAGCCTGATGCACCTCTGTGGTTTGGTTACGAACTCCAGGACGGGGGTTGGTTCGAGTTAGACGTAGCAACGAGGTTGGCTATCAATGATTAGCCTTGTGGGAGGCCCCATCACCCCCGAAGAACTGAGGAAGTCAAAGGAACTGTTTTACATGCTGCGGGATCAGCGCACCGCAGAAGGCAACCCGTACATTCAGCAGGTAGATTCTGCAGACTTGGCTGTAATCGTTAGTCAGCGATCGGCGCAGAACCTCAACTGCCAAGTCCTTCTTCTCACCCTCTTCAACACGCTCCTCAGGATGGGGCTTTTTTTTGCCGCCCCCAAGATCGAAGTACCGAACGCGGAACTGCTCGTACGGACCGCCACGCTCAAATCCACCGACCTACCCAGCGCGGTAAGAGAACTCTCAAACAACGTTGACCCGCATTGCGCGATTCGGCCTTACTCCGATGGCGCGCACACGATAATCTCAATTGGGAATAATGAAATCTCCGCAAATGATGTGATCGCCGGCGGCGTTCTAAACCATCGGGCAGTCGTTAGTTCTGAGAGTTTTGAAAGTGATCAAGACTTTAACCCATACGCCTCTGTGGCCGCTGCGTATGCGGTCCTCGCCGAGGTCTACAAAGCCTTCTTTGGTGTACAACTCCGAAGGCCGCGGCTAGACAATCTCTCACTTTCATATCCCGTTCCTCACAAATCGGATATCGGGCGAACGCTGCTGGTCGGAGCGGGTGGTATCGGCCATACTTTTTCCTGGGCGCTTCAGTTCTGCTCTTTGACGGGAGTGATCGATATATGCGATTTTGAAAATATCGAACCATCCAACCTCAATCGCTATCTCTGTGCCTTCGTCGATGATGTGAACATAAGGAAAGATCAGCACCTTGCCAGGTATATCCGCTCCAATTCTCAGGTCGAAGCGAACGCTCTGGGCGGAAAGTACGAAGATTTGGTGGGAAGAAATTCGATACGCATCAGACAGTACGATAGGGTAGTCGCATGTTTAGACAATGTGGTGTCAAGGTATGCCGTCCAATCCGATTTGCCGCGCTTGCTGCTAAACGCCGGCACAAACGCATATTCATTTCAGGCATCGCGACATGATTTCTTGAACGGAGGTTGTTTGGCGTGCTTATTTCCACCGCGCAAAGGCACGAGCCACGAACAACGTGTGGCGTGCGATCAACTTGCGCAAGGGGAAACACTGCGACCAACAGAGAGCTACAGCATGGTGACAGGTCTTGCGGGTCTGTATCTACTTTTGCAGTTGTTGGCCGACCGCAACTGGTCTCCTCATCATCAGGGAAATGCCCTGCGGTTAGATTCTATTGTCGACGAGGCGCGAAGAAAAGATCCTGAATGTGTTCTCTTCTGCGAAGAACCGCAAGTCCAAGCTCGCTTTCGCGAGAATTACGGTCCCGAGTACTGAGAGCCACTTCACCCAAGGCACTTCGGACGCTGCGTTAGAACCGCGTAATCGCTGCGAGTTTAATAGGCCCAGTGATTTCACGTCAGATGCACTTGTTTATCACACTGGCGGCAGATCTTCAGAATTGGTTGCTCAACGGATAGAAAGTTTCATTGCGATGATCCTCTTCGGTCTGTCCCCTCTGGCGCCAAGCCCTCGTACAATAGATCTATGCCAAGGCGATCCGGTAATCAGGTCGAGCCGCTTCTGATCGATCGCGCGGCGGCAGCGGAATTACCGTCCGCCGAGGCGGTGCGCGAGTGGGCCCGCGAGAAACGCGCGTTCGTTTCGAGCGTGATGTCCGAACTGCCGGAGGAGCGCTACGCCGTCGCCGCCGGCATCCGCGCCGTAGGCCTGCGCGTCGTCATGTTCGAGGAGTTCGGTGGACGCGACGCGGACCCGGAAGAAGCGTACCTTGCCGAGGTCGAGGGCTCGGACATTTACATCGGCATTCTGGGCCGGCGGTACGGAAAGCCATTGAAATCGAGATATTCGGCAACGCACGCGGAATATCTTCACGCCGAAAAACACGCTTTGCGGATGGCCGTGTGGACTTTGGCGGCGCCGGATCGGGAGGGGCACGAGCAATCCTTCCTCGACGAGGTCCGCACTTTCTACGTCGCCCCTGAATTTCGCACGGCGGCTGATCTGCAGCGGCAGGTCGATGAAAGGCTGCGCGCGATTGCCGCCGAGGACTTGGCACCCTGGTGCAAATTAGGGAACGTAATCTTCCGCGCCATGGAGGTCAAAGACCGCGGCTCGACCATACAAGTGACGGCACGCGTCAAGGACGACACCGTGGCGCGCGCCCTTGAAGAGATGCGCGGAGATCGTTACAACCGCGGAACCAACGCGCAGTTCACGTGGGCCGGCCGCAGTAAGTATGTAAAGGTCGGAGAGGTCCACGTCACCACGACGACGGCTCGGTCGAAGATGTTTCGCCTGGAGCTCGAAATTCAGGACGGTCCGCAAGAAAACATGATGGAGGTCAGCATTGGCGGAAAATCTTCTGCCGATTTGACGGAACTTTCATTGCGAAGCGTGTTGTTCGGCGAGCCCAATCCCCTTGCCGATCAATACATGGGTTTCGCCAGCGAAATTGCGGATCCGCTGGCGCCGCTGCGCGAAAACCGGGTGTCGGAGGAAATCATCCGGCCACTTTCGGAATTGCTGATCACCGAACTTCTGGTCGGCACCGGACGCGCGCGGAGCGTCATCAGGTACCGGCTCGGGGTGGCAATCCGGGGACATCGGAACCTGAGCTTGTCATGGGAAGCGCCCAGCCGCTATTCGAACGAGAGACCGGCGCTTCGCAGCGTCAAGGGAGAAGTCAACATCTGAGAGAGGTGGCCGCATGACGATCGAACGCAGAATGATCGTAGGGATCGACGACATCAAAGCCGTCACGTTCGAGTGCTCGAAGTGCGGCGCCAGAATGCCGATTGCTGTAGGTTCGCTGCGCGAGGTTCCTCAGCAATGCCCTTCATGTAATGAGGTGTGGTGGCGGAGCAATGATTTCCCTGCGCACGTCACTACCAGTGGACCGGCAGCCACGGCATTTATTCAGGCGGTAAGGGTGTCGGCCGCAATGATCCGCGACAAGACGGATACGTTCCGCATCCTCCTAGAATTTGAGGAA is from Acidobacteriota bacterium and encodes:
- a CDS encoding ThiF family adenylyltransferase is translated as MISLVGGPITPEELRKSKELFYMLRDQRTAEGNPYIQQVDSADLAVIVSQRSAQNLNCQVLLLTLFNTLLRMGLFFAAPKIEVPNAELLVRTATLKSTDLPSAVRELSNNVDPHCAIRPYSDGAHTIISIGNNEISANDVIAGGVLNHRAVVSSESFESDQDFNPYASVAAAYAVLAEVYKAFFGVQLRRPRLDNLSLSYPVPHKSDIGRTLLVGAGGIGHTFSWALQFCSLTGVIDICDFENIEPSNLNRYLCAFVDDVNIRKDQHLARYIRSNSQVEANALGGKYEDLVGRNSIRIRQYDRVVACLDNVVSRYAVQSDLPRLLLNAGTNAYSFQASRHDFLNGGCLACLFPPRKGTSHEQRVACDQLAQGETLRPTESYSMVTGLAGLYLLLQLLADRNWSPHHQGNALRLDSIVDEARRKDPECVLFCEEPQVQARFRENYGPEY
- a CDS encoding AAA family ATPase, which gives rise to MTGGFLADAQLEFADGLNCLIGGRGAGKTTALEFLRFGLGLMPDPKADPQRHRSIEALVKANLGTGQLRIELRTRTDMRYTASRSFHETVQVLNEVGTAVPISLDRDQIFSADVFSQNEIEEIASSPAAQLELLDRFQEPETVAIDRELEQLQRQLDQSSTDLRRIDQEVEDVRGRALELPVLQEKLRGLAQVAGPDADRINAAHAAKSLRAREEKVPELIIASLQKLARDIGSSQLAFQTGVDAQLDSQIRQAANREVFQALETDLAAFKRRLAEIIRSIENDAQALEQRIRMHATALAQRHAIQESEYRTIIEASEEQGERAAERMSLQASLTNAQSAAAEQVAKEQQREGMMKTRAELLKRGSELRDQRFALRKKVAERLSTQFPSIRVTVTQSADLGDYQEIVTEALKGSGVKQGTAAERLCHVFLPDELAQVVARKDVDTLGQRTGFDEDRSRKILNALLGGGTHYTIGTVALNDQPSIELLDGDTFKESTHLSTGQRCTTILPILLTQSERPLLIDQPEDNLDNAFVYDTIVRALRAIKGSRQVIFVTHNPNIPVLGEAERVFVFSSDGQHSSLKQVGTVDDCKEQIERILEGGREAFLLRKKRYGH
- a CDS encoding HEAT repeat domain-containing protein encodes the protein MATDETLTHRDLLAALESPDWSATVQAVAAAETRLRGSIVGDPPFEEIVARLVALASHTKWEVRRAVANAAAQAPHSIFERVLAKLALDDNSRVRQAAEYAALRRRDSRHASTLGKQHEDRINSILDDFEARFGSKGRDAVKRAAEQISNIFARELYHEVIKLLSPLAVSADRLRTQLSDPNVRPEALAEEAERIGRRVKQVRAVLDGMRAYTAQPTLTFKSEVLRELVQEAAGVARDSDGEGKSQRPSIGVNVPSDVVVDVARARFVQALTNVLLNAIEAYRDLEALKPIQVRADPQEGLVTITVEDSGCGMSTEGQRDAVTLFATSKPNGTGVGLPLAVKIVESEHGGRLTIESVKGRGTIVRIIIPKHRPVDHV
- a CDS encoding response regulator — protein: MKKRHIALIVEDHKETAEDLREILRSIDCDSVIVDNREDALAALQDKSFCLILLDLQIKSAAAEIKGHVEYGKALLRTIRQKYGDHNGVPFWLPVLIVSGFAREFDDAVDVMKDGASDIIRKPFESQQVSEGIRQALQASGRQTHEQCHESPPTQGPNLKAGVEIAIPGDRIGRRTRITIASKPVPLTNASLKVLLRLMIAKRKGAPVHKIELGATAEQGFKGISTLQNELKPILGDVKIIENDYHGYYSLVDNVRIGKCAVTKLLDIGDHTISGLAKELTEKAPRRTRKV
- a CDS encoding DUF4062 domain-containing protein — protein: MPRRSGNQVEPLLIDRAAAAELPSAEAVREWAREKRAFVSSVMSELPEERYAVAAGIRAVGLRVVMFEEFGGRDADPEEAYLAEVEGSDIYIGILGRRYGKPLKSRYSATHAEYLHAEKHALRMAVWTLAAPDREGHEQSFLDEVRTFYVAPEFRTAADLQRQVDERLRAIAAEDLAPWCKLGNVIFRAMEVKDRGSTIQVTARVKDDTVARALEEMRGDRYNRGTNAQFTWAGRSKYVKVGEVHVTTTTARSKMFRLELEIQDGPQENMMEVSIGGKSSADLTELSLRSVLFGEPNPLADQYMGFASEIADPLAPLRENRVSEEIIRPLSELLITELLVGTGRARSVIRYRLGVAIRGHRNLSLSWEAPSRYSNERPALRSVKGEVNI
- a CDS encoding Mov34/MPN/PAD-1 family protein is translated as MTVWRPRASYSRISVPLPIVGETLDALRRFGAVENIVYWAGLEEGDHARIVRLIEPEAHRTRRYVHVDGEEVARIVNEIYERGEVLIVQLHTHPAAEDHSETDDCGTVSKRNGFISLVVPFFALLSKPDAPLWFGYELQDGGWFELDVATRLAIND
- a CDS encoding nucleotidyl transferase AbiEii/AbiGii toxin family protein, whose amino-acid sequence is MIDKREILEAASSFSLLPNVVEKDYVLGWILAGINAHEELAESWVFKGGTCLKKCYFETYRFSEDLDFSLRDESHLAEEFLKPVFEEVVAWVTEQSGLNIPADQLEFEIYDNPRGKPNCQGKIAYRGPVSPTSGGWPKVKLDLTADERLVLPSVRREVFHPYTDKPEGGIWANCYAYEEAFGEKLRALGERTRPRDLYDVVNLYRHADSRPTAAVLLDVLRQKCDYKAIPVPTFASLMPHRQALEAMWSDMLSHQLPVLPPLNDFWDALPEIFTWMTSGAPVPQRAIIQHGAGEVAIRTRLLPIGVPLPARSTLEIIRFAAANHLCVDLTYDRSVRRIEAYSLRQTAEGYFVLHAIRTDSGEHRSYRVDRMQGATVTSQVFTPRYAVELTSTGPLAVAPSTVVSRMPSMRRGARTRHQGPTYVYRCTVCGKIFNRKTMDGSLNPHKNRQGYPCYGRFGVYVRTKY